The following proteins are encoded in a genomic region of Glycine max cultivar Williams 82 chromosome 18, Glycine_max_v4.0, whole genome shotgun sequence:
- the AMT2.2 gene encoding ammonium transporter 2 → MATPLAYQEHLPAAPSWLNKGDNAWQLTAATLVGLQSMPGLVILYASIVKKKWAVNSAFMALYAFAAVLICWVLVCYRMAFGEELLPFWGKGAPALGQKFLTKRAVVNETIHHFHNGTVESPPEEPFYPMASLVYFQFTFAAITLILLAGSVLGRMNIKAWMAFVPLWLIFSYTVGAFSLWGGGFLYQWGVIDYSGGYVIHLSSGIAGLTAAYWVGPRLKSDRERFPPNNVLLMLAGAGLLWMGWSGFNGGAPYAANIASSIAVLNTNICAATSLLVWTTLDVIFFGKPSVIGAVQGMMTGLVCITPGAGLVQSWAAILMGILSGSIPWVTMMILHKKSTLLQKVDDTLGVFHTHAVAGLLGGLLTGLLAEPALCRLLLPVTNSRGAFYGGGGGMQFFKQLVAAMFVIGWNLVSTTIILLVIKLFIPLRMPDEQLEIGDDAVHGEEAYALWGDGEKYDPTRHGSLQSGNTFVSPYVNGARGVTINL, encoded by the exons ATGGCCACACCCTTGGCCTACCAAGAGCACCTTCCGGCGGCACCCAGTTGGCTGAACAAAGGTGACAACGCATGGCAGTTAACAGCAGCCACCCTCGTTGGTCTTCAAAGCATGCCGGGTCTCGTGATCCTCTACGCAAGCATAGTGAAGAAGAAATGGGCAGTGAATTCAGCTTTCATGGCTCTCTATGCCTTTGCAGCAGTTCTAATATGTTGGGTGCTTGTGTGTTACCGCATGGCCTTTGGAGAAGAACTTTTACCCTTCTGGGGTAAGGGTGCTCCAGCACTAGGCCAGAAGTTCCTCACAAAACGAGCCGTAGTCAATGAAACCATCCACCACTTTCATAATGGCACTGTTGAATCCCCTCCAGAAGAACCCTTTTACCCTATGGCCTCACTTGTGTATTTCCAATTCACTTTTGCTGCTATTACCCTTATTTTGTTGGCTGGCTCTGTCCTCGGCCGAATGAACATCAAGGCTTGGATGGCTTTTGTGCCTCTTTGGTTGATCTTTTCCTACACTGTTGGGGCTTTTAGTCTTTGGGGTGGTGGCTTTCTCTACCAATGGGGGGTTATTGACTATTCTGGCGGCTATGTCATCCACCTTTCTTCTGGAATCGCTGGTTTAACTGCTGCTTACTGG GTTGGACCAAGGTTGAAGAGTGACAGGGAGAGGTTTCCACCAAACAACGTGCTACTTATGCTTGCTGGTGCTGGGTTGTTGTGGATGGGGTGGTCAGGGTTCAACGGTGGAGCACCATATGCTGCAAACATTGCATCTTCAATTGCGGTGTTGAACACAAACATTTGTGCAGCCACTAGCCTCCTTGTGTGGACAACTTTGGATGTCATTTTCTTTGGGAAACCTTCGGTGATTGGAGCTGTGCAGGGCATGATGACTGGACTTGTATGCATCACCCCAGGAGCAG GGCTTGTGCAATCGTGGGCTGCTATACTGATGGGAATATTATCTGGGAGCATTCCATGGGTGACCATGATGATTTTGCATAAAAAGTCAACCTTGCTACAAAAG GTGGATGACACCCTTGGTGTGTTTCACACACATGCTGTGGCTGGCCTTTTGGGTGGTCTCCTCACAGGTCTATTAGCAGAACCAGCCCTTTGTAGACTACTATTGCCAGTTACCAACTCAAGGGGTGCATTctatggtggtggtggtggtatgCAGTTCTTCAAGCAATTGGTGGCGGCCATGTTTGTCATTGGATGGAACTTGGTGTCCACCACCATCATTCTCCTTGTCATAAAATTGTTCATACCCTTGAGGATGCCGGATGAGCAGCTGGAAATCGGCGACGACGCCGTCCACGGCGAGGAAGCTTATGCCCTCTGGGGTGATGGAGAAAAATATGACCCAACTAGGCATGGTTCCTTGCAAAGTGGCAACACTTTTGTGTCACCTTATGTTAATGGTGCAAGAGGGGTGACCATAAACTTATGA